DNA sequence from the Sulfurimonas sp. HSL3-7 genome:
CTACTAAACAAACGTTGATCATTGTTGATCGAATGAAGCAACAAGTGAATGGACTAAAGAAACATTGGACCAGTCAAGAAGGGGTCAATGAACAACATAAACTTCTGAAAATAATACAAGAGTATGAAGAGACTGTAAAAAAGATGAATGCATTACATAAACATACAAAACAACATTCAGACCACGCCAAGCAAATCCTAGATTATGCAAACTCCAACTAAGGTACTTCAATGAGTAAAATAGAAATCAACCATCAACAAGTCTTACAAATTATACGCGAGCAAGAAGAAGATATAAAAAAACTTCAATTTGCTTACGAAAAGAATAAAGAGATGCTCGATAACATTGATTGGAAAGATGAGAAAGGCGATAAAGCAAGAGATGTACTGGCAAAAATTATTGCAGAGCTTGAAAGGGTTATAGGTTTTCATAGAAAACGACTGATGCATATAGAAGAGACTATGAAAAAATCTCAAAACTACTCAAATGCCTAACTAAACAAATAATATTCGAATATAGAACAACAGTGGAAAAACGATGACAAAAGAACAAGCAGATAAAGAGATTTCAAATTTAAAAGAACAGGCAAACTCTGAGATTACTACACTAGAAGAGCAAATAAACAACGAAAAATCAAAACTTGAAAAAAGCCATGCAGACACCATTCTGCAGCTAAACAAAATAGAAGAAGATAAAGAAAAAAACTTTTCAAATGAAATTGAGCTGACATTAAATACATATACTCAAGAACTAGAGAAAACCAATATTCAATGTGAAAAGAAAAAAGACATTGAACAAAAAAAATATGAAGACGACACATCCTCCCTCATCACCAGTATAGAGCAAGAAATAGAAAAGTTTATCAACAATGATATACCTGCGTTACAAAAAGCCAATTCTACATATTTGGAAAAATATGAGCAATATATTGCAAAACATCAATCTAACCATGAATTGCTAAAAGTTTTTCCAGATTCTGTTTCAATAGGTTATGACAAACTTACTCTATCGCCAAATGCATCTTTTGAAATACCTGCGGTTGTACCTTTTCTTGGAGAGACATCCCTTAAATTTGATGCCACAGATGAGAATCATGATCTTATACAGACTATCATAATGAAAACTATCACTTCATTACCGGTTGGTGAGTATAAATTTATCGGTATTGATATGCAAAAAGCTGGTGGAAATCTCATTAACCTAGTTGAATTGGATGAGAAGATTGTGGGCTCAGGCATCTTGCATAGCAAAAGATCTGTAATGTCTGCCATGGAAGAACTTTCGGATGCTATTGGCCAATTAACACAAAAATACCTAGGAGCAAAGTATTCATCACTTAAGGAATATAATGAGGATGCTCAAGAAGTCGTTGAACCATATAGAATCCTATGTGTAACAAACTTTCCAGACAAGTTTGATGATACCAGTTTAGAGCATCTTGAAATGATAGTTTCTCAGGGGCCTACAGTCGGTATTCAAACAATACTTTCAATTTCTCCATCATATAAGTTCGACAATCCAAAAATCGATGATGGCATACTGCCTTACTTGAGCGAAATAGAATGTTTATTAGTGGAGAATAGTACACGGGCAATTGAAACATTCCCTTCAGAAGTAATGCAGTCACTGGTTACTTCAATTAACAGTAAGCACAGGAAAGTAGAGAAGAAAATCATTTCATTCGACTCTATCGTAGAAAATACTCTTTGGGAAAAAACCACGATTGATCGAATTGAAGCACCTCTTGGTCGTGCAGGTGCCAAGGGTGTTAAAAGTCTGATTCTTGGTGAAAGCGAACATCATGCACTTATTGCAGGTGCTACCGGTAGTGGTAAAACTGTATTATTACATACACTGATCAATACGCTTGCGCATAACTATTCACCCGAAGAACTACAACTTTATTTATTAGATTACAAAGAAGGTACAGAATTTTCTGTTTATAAAAATCTTCCGCATATGTCTGTTCTATCACTTTCAAGTGAACGACTATTTGGGTTAAATATTTTAAAAGGTGTTCAAGCGGAGATAAACAGACGTGGTGAACTTTTCAAATCAGAGACAGGTTCAAATAATATTAAAGAGTATCGTGAACGAAGCGGAAAAACACTGCATAGACTAGTGATCATATTTGATGAATTTCAGGTACTTGTATCAGGTATGGATAAAATTGCTTCAGAAGCGTTAGATATTTTCGAAGACATTGTTAAACGTGGACGTTCATTTGGGGTACATTTGATTTTATCTACACAATCATTATTCGGCTTGGATTTAGGAAAAATAATGGGGCAAATTCAGGTTCGAATCGGTATGCGTATGGATGAAAGTGAATCGCAAAGACTCTTCTCAAGTGACAATAATGCGGCAAAATATTTAGAACGTGGTGAGGCAATATACAACCGTGACAATGGAAAAGAGGAGGCCAATGTCAAGTTTGGCGTAGCTTATATCGATAATGATTCAATTAATAAACATGTGCTAATGCTTAAAGATATCGCTCTAGAGCGTGGAATACCGCTTGATACGCAAAGAGTATTTGACACAAACCTGGATGCAGATATAACCAACAACACTTATTTCCAAAAAGAACATAAAGTTGGACGCTTCTCTGATGCCTATATTGGCGAACCAAACTTCATCAGTGATCAACATGTCTTTTTTAGAATCAAACGTGATATTCCGGCCAATGTTTTAATTGTCGGTGATCCAAAAGAAACAGTATTCAGTCTAATTTCTTCTATATTATATTCACTATCCCTTACTATGGATAAAGCAAGTGAATTCTATACCATCAATCTTCTTGGCGAAGATGATGAGT
Encoded proteins:
- a CDS encoding FtsK/SpoIIIE domain-containing protein translates to MTKEQADKEISNLKEQANSEITTLEEQINNEKSKLEKSHADTILQLNKIEEDKEKNFSNEIELTLNTYTQELEKTNIQCEKKKDIEQKKYEDDTSSLITSIEQEIEKFINNDIPALQKANSTYLEKYEQYIAKHQSNHELLKVFPDSVSIGYDKLTLSPNASFEIPAVVPFLGETSLKFDATDENHDLIQTIIMKTITSLPVGEYKFIGIDMQKAGGNLINLVELDEKIVGSGILHSKRSVMSAMEELSDAIGQLTQKYLGAKYSSLKEYNEDAQEVVEPYRILCVTNFPDKFDDTSLEHLEMIVSQGPTVGIQTILSISPSYKFDNPKIDDGILPYLSEIECLLVENSTRAIETFPSEVMQSLVTSINSKHRKVEKKIISFDSIVENTLWEKTTIDRIEAPLGRAGAKGVKSLILGESEHHALIAGATGSGKTVLLHTLINTLAHNYSPEELQLYLLDYKEGTEFSVYKNLPHMSVLSLSSERLFGLNILKGVQAEINRRGELFKSETGSNNIKEYRERSGKTLHRLVIIFDEFQVLVSGMDKIASEALDIFEDIVKRGRSFGVHLILSTQSLFGLDLGKIMGQIQVRIGMRMDESESQRLFSSDNNAAKYLERGEAIYNRDNGKEEANVKFGVAYIDNDSINKHVLMLKDIALERGIPLDTQRVFDTNLDADITNNTYFQKEHKVGRFSDAYIGEPNFISDQHVFFRIKRDIPANVLIVGDPKETVFSLISSILYSLSLTMDKASEFYTINLLGEDDEYKEELDFVTGLPVKSYIGHDLDEAENVIDNLNDELDKRELNKQTKYPTIILTIVAVHNARSFRSDGYNSSTYIQKLHRLVKDGAARNIHVILHSDRYNRLKEMVESSFFREFESAQIILRGEDSQKLFEDQGLFLDKVRSPHIGIIKGNQNKFDVDEFKVYPFAKVKALYDNCAHNNDKEDYPKFFNAVEIDTKEKTDDTYDSLFD